One stretch of Planococcus sp. PAMC 21323 DNA includes these proteins:
- a CDS encoding VWA domain-containing protein, with amino-acid sequence MELQLGNPIWLLLLIPAITYLGWFAVKNFSASSRLVKVVFFLRTAVVALLIFALATPSLFSPVKEEQIIFLLDRSASLDGLETEMVAAVEAALDAKKDHQSVAVYTFAEDFQSLLPMTKNPQTIPAELTVNQNSHTNIARAIELASNSGDTNLATRLVVLTDGNETQSSAIESLNRLQSDRLQVDIWPIEQMTKNDMAVSRFETPSRAFLGEAQSFTIAVDSDSEAQAKLIFSANDRDLDIQEINVLEGQNVYSYSYPANSEGLQKYEVRLETAKDAYLENNSLFSITEVAGNPEVLVVNGGEPSPIPTLLNTENLQVTEITSAQLPSSLSAILRYDSIIFDNVSGTAIGEQQMTIIEQAVRQFGVGFMMVGGDQSFGLGGYFKTPIERLLPVEMEVKGKHELPSLGLMIVMDRSGSMMGMKMELAKEAAARSVELLRPDDTLGVIAFDDQPWEILPTGKVDDPKKAADKILSITPGGGTEIYRSLEQAYTELEDLELQRKHIILLTDGQSSTSSDYDTLIENGKDHNITLSTVSIGQDADRNLLEQLAGTGSGRFYDVTDATTIPAILSRETIMMSRTYIVDKPFYPVVYDSKWDNLFADGVPQLNTYIATTAKNTASVALESEEEDPVLASWNYGLGKTIAYTSGSGAWSGDFQNWSKWPDFWNRSAAELLPSFEEIPFSVVRKEQGIYSIEDPTHSSAILTVAAIDEQGNEIPLQTEPVAPGKVDVKIDAPPGLVFFSISNETGASYKTGLTIPYGDEYKSTKANLSLMNTMTERTGGQLLDTLEESFRDMPYTSGSVRSIQLGLLFTAMLLFFTDITLRRFGLVTPKIKVKIVNEESTSPGAIDQLIKAKKKK; translated from the coding sequence GTGGAATTACAACTAGGTAATCCAATTTGGCTCCTATTGCTGATCCCTGCAATCACCTATTTAGGTTGGTTTGCTGTCAAGAACTTTTCGGCGAGCTCTAGGCTAGTGAAAGTTGTTTTTTTTCTTAGAACTGCGGTAGTCGCTTTACTGATTTTTGCACTAGCGACTCCATCGTTATTTAGTCCGGTTAAAGAAGAGCAAATCATTTTCTTATTAGACCGTTCTGCTTCTCTTGATGGACTTGAAACAGAAATGGTAGCAGCAGTAGAGGCGGCTTTAGATGCAAAAAAAGATCATCAATCAGTTGCAGTTTATACGTTTGCAGAGGATTTTCAAAGTCTTTTGCCAATGACTAAAAATCCGCAAACCATACCGGCAGAATTAACGGTGAATCAAAATAGCCATACAAATATTGCGCGTGCGATAGAGCTTGCGTCGAATAGTGGAGATACCAACTTGGCGACACGCCTAGTCGTTTTAACAGATGGCAATGAAACGCAGTCATCTGCAATCGAAAGCTTAAATCGCTTGCAGTCTGATCGACTTCAAGTAGACATATGGCCAATTGAACAAATGACTAAAAATGATATGGCAGTGAGTCGCTTTGAAACCCCGTCTCGTGCATTTTTAGGAGAAGCTCAATCTTTTACAATTGCTGTAGATTCAGATAGCGAAGCACAGGCAAAACTGATTTTTTCTGCTAATGATCGAGATTTAGATATACAAGAAATTAACGTGCTTGAAGGTCAGAATGTTTATAGTTATTCGTATCCTGCAAACTCTGAAGGACTTCAAAAATATGAAGTGCGTTTAGAGACGGCAAAAGACGCGTATCTTGAAAATAATTCATTGTTTAGTATTACGGAAGTCGCTGGCAACCCAGAAGTTTTAGTCGTAAATGGTGGCGAACCAAGTCCAATACCGACGTTGTTAAATACGGAAAATTTACAAGTAACAGAAATTACCTCAGCACAATTGCCGAGCAGCTTGTCTGCTATACTCCGCTATGATTCAATTATTTTTGATAATGTATCTGGAACAGCTATTGGTGAACAGCAAATGACCATAATCGAACAAGCAGTGAGACAATTTGGTGTTGGCTTCATGATGGTTGGCGGCGATCAAAGCTTTGGTCTTGGTGGTTATTTTAAGACGCCAATCGAACGCTTACTGCCTGTAGAAATGGAAGTGAAAGGCAAGCACGAATTGCCTTCTCTTGGCTTAATGATTGTTATGGATCGTTCAGGAAGTATGATGGGGATGAAGATGGAACTTGCGAAAGAAGCAGCGGCTAGGTCTGTCGAACTTTTGCGTCCGGATGATACGTTAGGGGTCATTGCATTTGACGATCAACCGTGGGAAATTTTACCGACTGGAAAGGTAGACGATCCGAAAAAAGCTGCAGATAAGATTTTAAGTATTACTCCAGGTGGAGGCACTGAAATTTATCGTTCTCTGGAACAGGCGTATACAGAGCTTGAGGATTTAGAGTTGCAGCGAAAACATATTATTTTATTAACGGATGGTCAATCGTCAACTTCGAGTGATTATGATACGTTGATAGAAAACGGAAAAGACCATAATATTACGTTATCGACTGTATCTATAGGTCAAGATGCAGACCGAAACTTACTTGAACAATTAGCTGGAACGGGAAGCGGACGATTTTATGATGTAACAGACGCTACTACGATTCCAGCGATTTTATCCCGAGAAACGATTATGATGTCAAGAACTTATATTGTGGATAAACCATTTTATCCGGTTGTTTATGATAGTAAATGGGATAATTTGTTTGCAGATGGTGTTCCGCAATTAAATACGTATATTGCAACAACTGCAAAAAACACTGCCTCTGTTGCTCTTGAAAGCGAAGAAGAAGATCCCGTACTTGCAAGTTGGAACTACGGACTTGGCAAAACAATTGCCTATACATCAGGAAGCGGAGCATGGAGTGGAGATTTTCAAAATTGGTCAAAGTGGCCTGATTTTTGGAACCGGAGTGCTGCAGAATTATTGCCATCATTTGAAGAAATTCCTTTTTCAGTAGTTCGAAAAGAACAAGGCATTTATTCGATTGAAGATCCTACACATAGTTCTGCGATTTTGACAGTTGCTGCAATAGATGAACAAGGCAACGAAATTCCGTTACAAACAGAACCTGTAGCTCCAGGGAAGGTAGATGTTAAAATTGATGCTCCACCAGGATTGGTCTTTTTTAGTATTAGTAATGAAACAGGAGCATCTTATAAGACTGGCCTGACTATCCCTTATGGCGACGAGTATAAATCGACAAAGGCAAACTTGTCTTTAATGAATACGATGACTGAGCGTACAGGTGGGCAGCTATTAGATACCCTCGAGGAATCTTTCCGCGATATGCCCTACACAAGTGGCTCTGTTCGTTCAATTCAGTTGGGTCTTCTATTTACTGCAATGCTTTTATTCTTCACCGACATTACACTTAGACGTTTCGGCTTGGTAACGCCTAAAATAAAAGTAAAAATCGTAAATGAAGAGTCTACTTCACCCGGTGCAATCGATCAATTAATAAAAGCGAAAAAGAAAAAATAA
- a CDS encoding vWA domain-containing protein, translating into MGASNWGMIWTAVMPLTVILYYFFRKKYKDQHVSSTLFWQERMKELQASPYLKKLQHHLLFYLQLAALLLCVLALIEPFSESETLAGNDFIFVVDTSATMLAGSPAHFEQQQQNMKSLAAQAGGKPVTIVTTGTSPKVIIRNEQNLEQVEKAIDQLMVNYESAEIEQTILFADTLAVNDSTIIHIFTDSLDRSVLANKTGQSYHVHGFTETLRNVSVRQFGLSKTEDGTRGIVQLVNNSEEALPAIVRLSSGSVEKEVTVELAATEELLVPFEDLPDGMLWQATVEVADDYLADNTMATYLAPPVGEVTIDSVLHELIASGFRSLSLDVRLSESSQLQPDSGVPLVTNQPDLLEGQTPILLFGRNDVSPFEVSGQIETKPHPLFTYASLEDVYVSQLYPPIEGYETIAQIDEQPFIQVSPKGDIVVLTDVQLTDWPLSPSFPLFLWSAMESLSGDAEFLGYFQPNEHRSVSLASKTGEWEIFRDGSYSHSYIEGSDPFIAPAEPGIYKVVGDEKEMTMVVQLSSQEKMLSAGSTYKMGQAEALQDMVRFSFVPYLIALILLLIVVEWEVYRRGITTR; encoded by the coding sequence ATGGGAGCATCAAATTGGGGAATGATCTGGACAGCAGTTATGCCGCTAACCGTGATTCTCTATTATTTCTTTAGAAAAAAATACAAGGATCAGCATGTATCTTCAACTTTATTTTGGCAAGAACGTATGAAAGAATTGCAAGCTTCTCCTTATTTAAAAAAACTGCAGCATCATCTATTGTTTTATCTACAATTGGCGGCGCTGCTCTTATGTGTCCTGGCATTAATCGAGCCTTTTAGTGAATCAGAAACTCTAGCGGGCAATGATTTCATTTTTGTGGTCGATACTTCAGCAACGATGCTAGCGGGCTCACCTGCTCATTTTGAACAACAACAACAAAACATGAAAAGTTTGGCTGCACAAGCTGGTGGAAAACCGGTAACGATTGTTACAACTGGCACTAGTCCGAAAGTAATTATTCGAAATGAACAAAATCTAGAGCAAGTTGAAAAAGCCATCGATCAATTAATGGTGAACTATGAAAGCGCTGAAATCGAGCAAACGATTTTGTTTGCGGATACATTGGCGGTCAATGATTCTACTATTATTCATATATTCACAGATAGCTTAGACCGCTCTGTGCTAGCCAATAAAACGGGGCAAAGCTACCACGTGCATGGTTTTACGGAAACCTTGCGCAATGTATCTGTCCGTCAATTTGGGCTTTCCAAAACGGAAGATGGAACACGTGGAATTGTTCAATTAGTAAATAATAGCGAAGAAGCTTTACCTGCGATAGTCCGTTTATCAAGTGGCAGTGTGGAAAAAGAAGTTACCGTGGAACTAGCGGCTACTGAGGAGTTACTTGTGCCATTTGAAGATTTACCAGATGGTATGCTTTGGCAGGCGACAGTAGAAGTAGCAGATGACTATTTGGCTGACAATACTATGGCGACTTATTTAGCCCCTCCTGTAGGAGAAGTCACGATTGATTCTGTGCTACATGAATTAATCGCAAGTGGTTTTCGTTCGTTATCTTTAGATGTTAGGTTGTCAGAGTCAAGCCAGTTACAGCCCGATTCAGGGGTGCCACTCGTGACAAATCAACCTGATTTACTCGAGGGGCAGACTCCGATTTTATTGTTTGGGCGTAATGATGTAAGTCCATTTGAAGTATCAGGTCAAATTGAAACAAAGCCTCACCCACTTTTTACTTATGCTTCTTTAGAAGATGTTTATGTATCACAATTATATCCGCCTATTGAAGGTTATGAAACGATCGCTCAGATTGATGAACAACCATTTATTCAAGTTTCTCCAAAAGGGGATATAGTCGTGCTGACAGATGTCCAATTGACCGACTGGCCACTCTCCCCATCATTTCCATTGTTTTTATGGAGTGCGATGGAAAGTTTGTCTGGAGATGCTGAATTTCTCGGGTATTTCCAACCAAATGAACACCGGTCTGTTTCATTAGCTTCAAAAACAGGAGAATGGGAAATCTTTCGGGATGGCTCGTATAGTCATTCTTACATAGAAGGAAGTGACCCATTTATCGCACCGGCGGAGCCTGGCATTTATAAAGTGGTGGGTGACGAAAAAGAAATGACGATGGTTGTTCAGCTAAGCTCCCAAGAAAAGATGCTTTCTGCTGGTTCGACTTATAAAATGGGACAAGCAGAGGCCTTACAAGATATGGTTCGTTTTTCTTTTGTGCCTTATCTTATTGCTTTAATTTTGCTATTAATTGTAGTGGAATGGGAGGTGTATCGCCGTGGAATTACAACTAGGTAA
- a CDS encoding DUF58 domain-containing protein, translated as MTLLNLPADWGSRLSRYAIGTKAKIRGHHKGSHRSMRFGSSLDFSDFREYHPGDDVRHIDWNVYARTERVYIKRFLDEQEMRIHILLDSSKSMNNKWLFAKQMVFSLGLMVLGSDDRLTVSAGQKEVVPFRKKGKSAKKLLEHFISTMPEPQSLSFAKQASFHAAKDSTVLFIVSDGLEPLEDWNLFFRQAPAYAHDIRFIHVNTQEEQVPSYKGDLRFIDAETQEVTNVTVTEEALRAYQKQSELHSKGLESLCRTYGIAYMPLRVEDGIEQVLFHQMTRKNWIG; from the coding sequence ATGACTTTATTAAACCTACCAGCTGATTGGGGATCACGTCTTAGCCGCTACGCCATAGGAACAAAAGCAAAAATTAGGGGCCATCATAAAGGGTCTCACCGCTCTATGCGCTTTGGCAGTTCATTAGATTTCTCTGATTTTCGTGAATATCATCCTGGAGATGATGTACGCCACATTGATTGGAACGTTTACGCACGGACTGAAAGAGTATACATTAAACGTTTTTTAGATGAACAAGAAATGCGTATTCACATTTTGCTCGACAGTTCGAAATCCATGAACAATAAATGGCTGTTTGCTAAGCAAATGGTATTTTCACTTGGGTTAATGGTGTTAGGGAGCGATGACCGGTTAACAGTTTCTGCTGGCCAAAAAGAAGTCGTCCCATTTCGAAAAAAAGGAAAGTCAGCTAAAAAGTTATTGGAGCATTTTATCTCAACGATGCCTGAACCTCAAAGTTTGTCGTTTGCAAAGCAAGCAAGCTTTCATGCAGCAAAAGATTCTACAGTGTTATTTATCGTTTCGGATGGATTGGAACCGTTAGAAGACTGGAACTTATTTTTCAGACAAGCTCCTGCCTATGCACATGACATAAGGTTTATTCATGTGAATACACAAGAAGAGCAAGTGCCTTCTTATAAAGGAGATCTTCGTTTTATCGATGCAGAAACTCAAGAAGTAACGAATGTGACGGTTACGGAAGAAGCGCTTCGTGCCTATCAAAAACAAAGTGAACTTCATAGCAAAGGCTTAGAATCCCTTTGTCGAACATACGGAATCGCATATATGCCCCTACGGGTAGAAGATGGAATCGAGCAAGTATTGTTCCATCAAATGACACGGAAAAATTGGATCGGATGA
- a CDS encoding AAA family ATPase: MTYTTDQFTEMSQLLQEVKTEIGRFIVGQESAVEFSLYAILADGHALLEGLPGLGKTMLIRTISDVLDLSFSRIQFTPDLMPSDITGTSLIERDAQGRQQFTFREGPIFHQMVLADEINRATPKTQSALLEAMGEKTVTILGDTKKMARPFFVLATQNPIEMEGTYPLPEAQMDRFLCKILVSYPSRNELAEISRRTTGADSINLTKKMNTFSLIEAQQMVKEVLMAEDILMVAVDIIQNTHPEHSEHQEIQQFIQYGSGPRGLQSLIRLAKARALMEGRYHVSIGDLKHVAKPVLRHRLLLNYEAEAIGKKADELIDKVLSTAGKGVLK, encoded by the coding sequence ATGACATATACAACCGATCAATTTACAGAAATGAGTCAATTACTTCAAGAAGTAAAAACTGAAATTGGGCGTTTTATCGTCGGACAAGAAAGCGCAGTTGAGTTTTCTTTATACGCTATTTTGGCGGATGGTCACGCCTTACTCGAAGGGCTTCCGGGTCTAGGTAAAACAATGTTGATACGAACCATCTCGGATGTTCTTGATTTGTCGTTTTCAAGAATTCAGTTTACACCAGATTTAATGCCTTCGGATATTACAGGAACTAGTCTTATTGAACGAGATGCGCAAGGGCGTCAGCAATTTACTTTTAGAGAAGGACCGATTTTTCATCAAATGGTATTAGCAGATGAAATCAACCGTGCAACGCCTAAAACACAAAGTGCGCTACTTGAGGCGATGGGAGAAAAAACGGTGACGATTTTGGGAGATACGAAAAAAATGGCAAGACCGTTTTTCGTTTTGGCTACACAGAATCCTATCGAGATGGAAGGAACTTATCCATTGCCTGAAGCCCAAATGGACCGTTTTTTATGTAAAATACTTGTTTCTTATCCAAGTCGCAATGAACTTGCTGAAATTAGTCGGCGAACAACAGGGGCAGATTCCATCAATCTTACTAAAAAAATGAACACTTTTAGTTTGATCGAAGCTCAACAAATGGTCAAAGAAGTGTTGATGGCAGAAGATATTTTAATGGTCGCTGTCGACATTATTCAAAATACGCACCCTGAACATTCAGAGCATCAAGAAATTCAACAATTTATTCAATATGGCAGCGGTCCTCGTGGGTTGCAAAGTTTGATTCGTTTGGCTAAAGCACGAGCATTAATGGAAGGACGTTATCATGTATCTATTGGTGACTTAAAGCATGTGGCAAAACCGGTATTGCGTCATCGTTTGTTATTAAATTATGAAGCAGAAGCCATTGGCAAAAAAGCAGACGAGTTGATCGATAAAGTGCTGAGCACAGCAGGTAAAGGCGTTTTGAAATGA
- a CDS encoding ABC transporter permease: MKPLFTNPVLVKELKLRFRNLKSFTGILFYLIAMSVFVFGFIFLATSLTGNGFFRPDESFMLFSMMTYIQLGLILFITPALTAGTISTEREKQTLNILLTTSQTSFQIIFGKMTSSIAFLLLMIVSGLPIYSLVFLYGGVSPSQLFFIFLFYMLTLLAIASIGVMFSTLIRKTIVAIIATYGAMIFLAGVTAFFLLISVQVSQMGMTSPATTMSPMAHFWATINPPAVLLTLLQPPMQDELQTVTMVPIPLWIGYTIFYILITAGSLLLAVKKLRVNMNKYK, from the coding sequence ATGAAACCCCTTTTTACCAATCCAGTACTAGTCAAAGAGCTTAAATTGCGCTTCCGTAATTTAAAAAGTTTTACGGGTATTTTGTTTTACTTAATCGCGATGAGTGTATTTGTTTTTGGTTTTATCTTTTTAGCCACATCTTTAACTGGAAATGGATTTTTCCGTCCGGACGAAAGTTTTATGTTGTTTAGTATGATGACGTATATTCAATTAGGATTGATCCTATTTATTACGCCAGCATTGACCGCAGGAACGATTAGTACGGAACGAGAAAAGCAAACATTGAACATTTTACTTACTACATCGCAAACGTCTTTCCAAATTATATTTGGGAAAATGACATCGTCTATCGCGTTTTTATTGCTGATGATCGTGTCTGGTTTACCTATTTACAGTTTAGTTTTCTTATACGGAGGTGTTTCTCCAAGTCAGTTGTTCTTTATTTTCTTGTTTTATATGCTGACATTACTCGCAATTGCGAGCATTGGGGTCATGTTTTCAACATTGATCAGAAAAACCATAGTTGCCATTATTGCAACTTATGGGGCTATGATTTTTCTTGCGGGAGTTACCGCATTCTTTCTATTAATCTCAGTTCAAGTTTCTCAAATGGGCATGACCTCACCAGCGACAACAATGTCACCAATGGCTCATTTTTGGGCAACGATTAATCCGCCGGCAGTTTTGCTGACGTTATTACAGCCACCTATGCAAGATGAATTACAAACGGTGACAATGGTACCCATTCCGTTATGGATCGGCTACACCATTTTTTATATTTTAATAACAGCAGGCAGTTTGTTGTTAGCGGTAAAAAAATTACGCGTAAATATGAATAAATACAAATAA
- a CDS encoding ABC transporter ATP-binding protein encodes MIETIGLTKKYGSFYALQDLNLVVEDSTVFGFVGANGAGKSTTFSILATLLQPTAGDAFINGVSVTKNPQEVRKQIGYVPDFFGVYDQLKTDEYLDFYGASYGIKPKERAVLIPKLLELVNLENKRYEYVDLLSRGMKQRLCLARALIHDPKILILDEPASGLDPRARVEMRDILRELKAMGKTILISSHILPELAEMCDSIGVIDNGKLIAQGSVSDIQAQLQSEKVLRVKTSGDIQSVVSFFEMDPFVSQIVELQGKNTLQFFYRGTEEDQLQLLQRAIHQKLPILSFSEEETDLEDVFMAITKGVEIG; translated from the coding sequence ATGATTGAAACAATCGGATTAACCAAGAAATACGGATCTTTCTACGCTCTTCAGGATCTGAATTTGGTCGTAGAAGATAGCACAGTTTTTGGTTTTGTAGGTGCAAATGGAGCAGGGAAATCAACGACTTTTTCGATTTTGGCCACACTTCTTCAGCCAACAGCTGGAGATGCTTTCATTAATGGGGTGAGTGTTACTAAAAACCCTCAAGAAGTACGAAAGCAAATTGGCTATGTACCAGATTTCTTTGGGGTATATGATCAATTAAAAACAGACGAGTATTTAGATTTTTACGGTGCGAGTTATGGCATTAAACCAAAAGAGCGTGCTGTATTAATCCCGAAGCTTTTAGAATTAGTCAACTTAGAAAACAAGCGATATGAATATGTTGATTTATTATCGCGTGGGATGAAACAGCGGCTCTGTCTGGCGCGTGCATTAATTCATGATCCTAAAATATTAATCTTAGATGAACCGGCATCAGGTCTAGACCCACGTGCACGTGTGGAAATGAGAGATATATTAAGAGAGTTAAAAGCTATGGGCAAAACCATCTTGATTTCTTCTCACATTCTTCCGGAACTTGCTGAGATGTGTGATAGCATCGGAGTAATTGATAATGGAAAATTAATTGCGCAAGGTTCTGTATCAGACATTCAAGCGCAATTGCAAAGTGAAAAAGTGCTGCGCGTCAAAACTAGCGGAGACATACAATCAGTTGTTTCTTTTTTTGAAATGGATCCATTTGTTTCTCAAATTGTAGAACTGCAAGGTAAAAACACGCTTCAATTTTTCTATCGTGGCACAGAAGAAGATCAATTGCAGTTGCTACAGCGCGCAATACATCAGAAATTGCCGATTCTTTCATTTTCTGAAGAAGAAACAGATTTAGAAGATGTCTTTATGGCAATTACAAAAGGAGTGGAAATTGGATGA
- a CDS encoding N-acetyldiaminopimelate deacetylase, which yields MELVKIRRALHQIPEIGFKEVKTQRYLMDIISQFPQERLEIVKWRTGIAVKVLGDNPTKLIGWRTDIDALPITEETGLEFQSTHPGFMHACGHDVHMTIAIGLLQKLIEKPIQDDVVILFQPAEEGPGGALPFREWLKSEKPDFLPDMISALHIAPELPVGTVGTRPGLLFANTSELFIDLHGKGGHAAFPHLTEDMAVAAASMLMQLQTIVSRNVNPMDSAVLTIGKLSAGTVQNIIAEHARLEGTIRTLNSESMRQVKKRIEAICRAVEEAYNCQVSIDYGSSYLEVNNNQELAEKFLYYANQVANIKAIQSEAAMTGEDFGYFTEQLPGMMFWAGVNSPYGLHHSKLNPDEQILEFMPDFLHGFFVEL from the coding sequence ATGGAATTAGTGAAAATTAGAAGAGCTTTGCATCAAATTCCGGAAATTGGCTTTAAAGAAGTAAAAACGCAACGCTATTTAATGGACATCATTTCTCAGTTTCCGCAAGAGCGATTAGAAATCGTGAAATGGCGTACTGGAATTGCAGTCAAAGTGTTAGGGGACAACCCAACAAAGTTGATTGGCTGGAGAACTGACATAGATGCTTTGCCGATTACAGAAGAAACCGGCTTAGAATTTCAATCGACGCATCCAGGATTTATGCATGCTTGTGGTCACGATGTGCACATGACAATTGCCATAGGCTTATTGCAAAAGTTAATTGAAAAACCAATCCAAGATGATGTCGTTATTTTATTTCAACCAGCTGAAGAAGGTCCAGGAGGCGCATTGCCTTTTCGAGAATGGCTGAAAAGTGAAAAGCCTGATTTTTTACCGGATATGATTTCTGCTTTGCACATAGCACCAGAACTACCAGTTGGCACGGTAGGTACGCGACCAGGCTTATTGTTTGCCAATACATCAGAGTTATTTATCGACCTTCATGGCAAAGGTGGGCATGCAGCTTTTCCCCATTTAACAGAAGACATGGCGGTTGCTGCTGCATCCATGCTAATGCAATTACAGACGATTGTTAGTCGGAATGTAAATCCGATGGACTCTGCTGTACTGACAATTGGCAAGCTTAGCGCTGGAACTGTACAAAATATTATTGCTGAACATGCACGTCTAGAAGGAACGATTCGTACATTAAACAGTGAGTCGATGAGGCAGGTGAAAAAGCGAATTGAAGCAATTTGTCGTGCAGTAGAAGAAGCATACAATTGTCAAGTAAGCATCGATTATGGATCGAGTTATCTCGAGGTTAATAATAATCAAGAGTTGGCGGAAAAATTTTTATATTATGCCAATCAAGTAGCAAACATTAAAGCCATACAAAGTGAGGCAGCAATGACTGGCGAGGATTTTGGTTATTTTACTGAACAACTTCCAGGTATGATGTTCTGGGCCGGTGTCAACTCACCCTATGGATTGCATCACTCAAAATTAAATCCAGATGAACAAATCTTAGAATTCATGCCAGATTTTTTACATGGCTTTTTTGTAGAACTATAA